The following are from one region of the Planctomonas sp. JC2975 genome:
- the paaA gene encoding 1,2-phenylacetyl-CoA epoxidase subunit PaaA → MTTLPDNVPADGTPEAGSTTTDAEESGESERLAAFDAIVAAEQRIEPRDWMPDAYRRTLIRQISQHAHSEIIGMQPEGNWITRAPSLKRKAILMAKVQDEAGHGLYLYSAAQTLGIARDEMTQQLIDGTAKYSSIFNYPTPTWADMGAIGWLVDGAAICNQVPLCRASYGPYGRAMVRICKEESFHQRQGFEILLTLMQGTQAQRDMAQESVNRWYWPSLMMFGPPDDKSTHSAQSMAWKIKRFSNDELRQRFIGMLVPQAEVLGVTLPDPELRWDEERARWHTSEIDWNEFTEVLSGRGPLNALRLQNRRDAHEEGAWVREAAAEYARKQAAKSEREAA, encoded by the coding sequence ATGACGACACTCCCTGACAACGTGCCGGCGGACGGCACGCCTGAGGCCGGTTCGACAACCACCGACGCGGAGGAATCCGGCGAATCCGAACGACTGGCGGCGTTCGACGCGATCGTCGCAGCCGAGCAGCGCATCGAGCCGCGCGACTGGATGCCCGACGCGTACCGTCGCACGCTCATCCGCCAGATCTCGCAGCACGCCCATTCGGAGATCATCGGCATGCAGCCGGAGGGCAACTGGATCACCCGAGCACCCAGCCTGAAGCGCAAGGCCATCCTGATGGCCAAGGTTCAGGACGAAGCGGGCCACGGACTGTATCTGTACTCGGCGGCGCAGACGCTCGGCATCGCGAGGGACGAGATGACGCAGCAGCTCATCGACGGCACAGCGAAGTACTCGTCGATCTTCAACTATCCGACCCCGACCTGGGCCGACATGGGCGCCATCGGCTGGCTCGTCGACGGCGCAGCGATCTGCAACCAGGTGCCGCTGTGCCGGGCGTCGTACGGACCGTACGGGCGCGCCATGGTGCGCATCTGCAAGGAGGAGTCGTTCCACCAGCGGCAGGGTTTCGAGATCCTGCTCACACTCATGCAGGGAACGCAGGCGCAGCGCGACATGGCGCAGGAGTCGGTGAATCGCTGGTACTGGCCGTCCCTGATGATGTTCGGACCGCCGGATGACAAGTCAACCCACTCCGCGCAGTCGATGGCCTGGAAGATCAAGAGATTCTCCAACGACGAGCTGAGACAGCGCTTCATCGGCATGCTCGTGCCGCAGGCGGAGGTGCTGGGCGTCACGCTGCCGGATCCTGAGCTGCGCTGGGACGAGGAACGCGCCCGCTGGCACACCAGCGAGATCGACTGGAACGAGTTCACCGAGGTGCTCTCCGGACGCGGTCCGCTGAACGCACTCCGGCTGCAGAACCGGCGCGACGCGCACGAGGAAGGCGCGTGGGTGCGCGAGGCCGCCGCCGAATACGCGCGCAAACAGGCCGCGAAGTCCGAACGGGAGGCCGCATGA
- a CDS encoding enoyl-CoA hydratase-related protein, with translation MIDLSIDGDVAYITLDNPAKLNALDEQAVRDLSEAYADAERADARALVLHGSGRAFCAGRDISGVDPKDDDVMGYLDGLVTPLLKQMSAFPAPTFAAAHGACLGVGLGLLIATDVVYVADTATIGSPFAALGATLDSGGHALFYERLGAHKTLDLIYTGRLMSGSEAVQSGLFSQVLPGDDVLQAAEDAARRAAHGATAAFRASKRLVADLREQRLGLWSAVAAENVAQTALCDTDDYREGFAAFQGKREPVFRGR, from the coding sequence GTGATCGACCTGAGCATCGACGGCGATGTCGCGTACATCACCCTGGACAACCCGGCCAAGCTCAACGCCCTCGACGAACAGGCGGTGCGCGACCTCAGCGAGGCGTACGCCGACGCGGAGCGAGCGGATGCCAGGGCCCTCGTACTGCACGGATCCGGCCGCGCGTTCTGCGCCGGCCGCGACATCTCGGGTGTCGACCCGAAGGACGACGACGTGATGGGCTACCTGGACGGATTGGTCACGCCACTCCTCAAGCAGATGTCGGCCTTCCCTGCGCCGACCTTCGCCGCCGCCCACGGCGCCTGCCTGGGCGTCGGCCTCGGTCTCCTCATCGCGACGGATGTGGTCTACGTTGCGGACACCGCCACGATCGGATCACCCTTCGCCGCACTGGGCGCGACCCTCGACTCCGGCGGCCACGCACTGTTCTACGAGCGCCTCGGTGCGCACAAGACCCTCGATCTGATCTATACGGGCCGGCTGATGTCGGGTTCGGAGGCCGTGCAGTCGGGCCTGTTCTCCCAGGTGCTCCCTGGGGACGACGTCCTTCAGGCGGCCGAGGACGCCGCGCGCAGGGCGGCGCACGGCGCGACGGCCGCGTTCCGTGCCAGCAAGCGGCTCGTCGCCGATCTCCGCGAGCAGCGCCTCGGCCTGTGGTCGGCCGTCGCCGCGGAGAACGTCGCTCAGACCGCGCTCTGCGACACCGACGACTACCGAGAGGGATTCGCGGCGTTCCAGGGGAAACGGGAGCCCGTCTTCCGCGGGCGATGA
- the paaC gene encoding 1,2-phenylacetyl-CoA epoxidase subunit PaaC: MVHLSAELEGTESTPDSPEVAEYALWLGDDALILAQQLGGWIARAPELEEDMALANIALDLLGHARSLLRYAGSFDGRTEDDLAYWRDEPEFRSAWLFEQPNGDFAHTIARQLVASAYQFELYTALGSSTDAALAAIAAKAVKEVDYHRDHAVQWTLRLAGGTDESRRRMIAALTDVWPYVDELFRDEPPADRLAGIAPLPSTLRAGFDATVDAVFAEAELAAPDVRPSSAGGRHGSHSPTLGFILTELQVLARRHPGATW, from the coding sequence CTGGTGCACCTGTCCGCCGAGCTGGAGGGCACCGAGAGCACGCCTGACAGCCCGGAGGTCGCCGAATACGCTCTCTGGCTCGGCGACGACGCCCTGATCCTCGCGCAACAGCTCGGTGGCTGGATCGCGAGGGCGCCGGAGCTCGAGGAGGACATGGCGCTGGCGAACATCGCTCTCGACCTCCTCGGCCACGCGCGCAGCCTGCTCCGCTACGCGGGAAGCTTCGACGGACGCACCGAAGACGATCTCGCCTACTGGCGCGACGAGCCCGAATTCCGATCCGCGTGGCTCTTCGAGCAGCCCAACGGCGACTTCGCCCACACCATCGCCAGGCAGCTCGTCGCCTCCGCCTACCAGTTCGAGCTCTACACGGCACTCGGTTCCTCGACGGATGCGGCGCTCGCCGCCATCGCCGCCAAGGCTGTGAAGGAGGTCGACTACCACCGCGATCACGCCGTGCAGTGGACGCTGCGCCTGGCAGGAGGAACGGACGAGTCCCGCCGTCGCATGATCGCCGCGCTGACGGATGTCTGGCCCTACGTCGACGAGCTCTTCCGCGACGAGCCGCCCGCGGATCGCCTCGCCGGGATCGCGCCGCTGCCGTCCACTCTCAGAGCGGGATTCGACGCGACGGTCGACGCCGTGTTCGCCGAAGCCGAGCTGGCGGCACCGGACGTGCGGCCATCCTCCGCCGGAGGGCGGCACGGCAGCCACTCTCCGACGCTGGGCTTCATCCTGACGGAACTGCAGGTGCTCGCACGACGGCATCCGGGAGCGACATGGTGA
- the paaB gene encoding 1,2-phenylacetyl-CoA epoxidase subunit PaaB: protein MSAPGASDRETWMLWEVFVRAGRGLSHVHVGSLHAPDAEFAVRNARDLYTRRGEGVSIWVVPSEAITTSDPDAKGAFFESAAGKNYRHARYYTASEGVPHL from the coding sequence ATGAGCGCGCCGGGAGCATCCGACCGGGAGACCTGGATGCTGTGGGAAGTGTTCGTGCGGGCGGGCCGCGGCCTCAGCCACGTGCACGTCGGCTCACTGCACGCACCGGACGCCGAGTTCGCCGTGCGCAACGCCCGCGACCTGTACACCCGTCGCGGCGAGGGAGTGTCCATCTGGGTGGTCCCCTCTGAGGCGATCACCACGAGCGACCCGGATGCCAAAGGCGCCTTCTTCGAATCCGCGGCAGGCAAGAACTACCGGCACGCCCGCTACTACACGGCATCGGAGGGGGTGCCGCACCTGTGA
- the paaE gene encoding 1,2-phenylacetyl-CoA epoxidase subunit PaaE, whose translation MAMIEPRSAAPRDQAEADHVATTFLRSTVGGPPAGPRRRARFHPLAVSGVRRLTADSVEVTFAVPPELVGEYDYLPGQFVALRATIDGAQLRRSYSLCRPPEPGSLSVAIKRDIGGVFSTWAQTELGVGDTLDVMSPEGTFTSSIADLDGKHLAGIAAGSGIAPLMALATAVLSRSGTSQFTLVYTNRSTSDVMFLDELADLKDRHPTRLALHHVLSREQRSAPLLSGRIDEPRLRTILDELVLPETISEWFLCGPFDLVQLCRDTLADIGVPREHIRYELFTTDDDASHGAGPSGYSGSPVVVREDEPVVAIDFTLDGQSSTVQSPVAANETILNAALRVRPDVPFACAGGVCGTCRARLLDGSVTMSENYALEPEELERGYVLTCQSHPTSERVRVDYDV comes from the coding sequence ATGGCGATGATCGAACCGCGTTCCGCCGCTCCCCGCGACCAGGCGGAGGCCGACCACGTCGCAACGACGTTCCTGCGCAGCACCGTCGGAGGGCCGCCCGCCGGCCCGCGTCGGCGCGCGCGGTTCCATCCACTCGCCGTCTCGGGGGTGCGTCGACTCACCGCGGACTCCGTCGAGGTGACGTTCGCCGTGCCGCCGGAGCTTGTCGGCGAATACGACTATCTGCCTGGACAGTTCGTCGCCCTGCGCGCCACGATCGACGGCGCGCAGCTTCGACGGTCGTACTCCCTCTGCCGTCCGCCGGAGCCGGGGTCGCTGAGTGTCGCGATCAAGCGCGACATCGGGGGAGTGTTCTCAACGTGGGCCCAGACCGAGCTGGGGGTCGGCGACACGCTCGACGTGATGAGTCCGGAGGGCACGTTCACGTCATCCATCGCGGACCTCGACGGCAAGCACCTCGCCGGCATCGCGGCCGGATCCGGGATCGCCCCGCTCATGGCGCTCGCGACCGCCGTGCTCTCCCGGTCAGGGACCTCGCAGTTCACGCTCGTCTACACGAACCGGTCGACGAGCGACGTGATGTTCCTGGACGAGCTCGCTGATCTGAAGGACCGGCATCCCACCCGCCTCGCCCTCCATCACGTGCTGTCGCGGGAGCAACGCTCGGCGCCCCTGCTCTCGGGGCGCATCGACGAGCCACGGCTGCGCACGATCCTCGACGAACTCGTGCTGCCAGAGACCATCAGCGAGTGGTTCCTCTGCGGGCCGTTCGACCTGGTGCAACTCTGCCGCGACACCCTCGCCGACATCGGGGTGCCCCGGGAGCACATCCGCTACGAGCTCTTCACCACCGACGATGACGCGTCGCACGGCGCTGGCCCGTCCGGCTACAGCGGCAGCCCCGTCGTCGTGCGGGAGGACGAGCCGGTCGTCGCCATCGACTTCACGCTCGACGGTCAGTCCTCCACGGTGCAGAGCCCTGTGGCGGCGAACGAGACCATCCTGAACGCGGCGCTCCGTGTACGACCGGACGTGCCGTTCGCATGCGCAGGCGGCGTGTGCGGCACGTGCCGGGCCCGGCTGCTCGACGGATCCGTGACGATGAGCGAGAACTACGCGCTCGAACCGGAGGAGCTGGAGCGGGGCTATGTGCTCACGTGCCAGTCGCATCCGACGTCGGAACGCGTCCGCGTGGACTACGACGTATGA
- the paaI gene encoding hydroxyphenylacetyl-CoA thioesterase PaaI — translation MTSRLDGAREGHRAMMQRDRASAALGMVVERDEPGTAVVSMVVREDMTNGFAITHGGLVFALADTAFALACNEDERVTVAAGADIAFLKATHAGQTLTASAVRRVVAGRGGLYDVTVTDETGDVVAELRGRSLTTDRTSADASATAESLGRRPAS, via the coding sequence ATGACGAGCAGGCTCGACGGCGCACGAGAGGGGCACCGCGCGATGATGCAGCGCGATCGCGCCTCGGCGGCACTGGGGATGGTCGTCGAACGGGACGAACCGGGCACGGCCGTCGTCTCGATGGTCGTGCGTGAGGACATGACGAACGGGTTCGCGATCACGCACGGGGGCCTGGTTTTCGCGCTCGCCGACACGGCCTTCGCGCTGGCCTGCAACGAGGACGAGCGGGTGACCGTCGCGGCGGGCGCAGACATCGCGTTCCTCAAGGCGACTCACGCCGGACAGACGCTCACCGCCTCCGCCGTGCGCCGCGTCGTAGCGGGGAGGGGCGGCCTGTACGACGTCACGGTGACCGACGAGACGGGCGACGTCGTGGCCGAGCTGCGCGGGCGCTCCCTGACGACGGATCGCACGTCAGCAGACGCGTCAGCGACCGCCGAGTCCCTCGGCCGCCGACCGGCCTCCTAG
- a CDS encoding hotdog fold thioesterase — MSDSHGADAAPDALEYVRRRGMGALAAKMGIEMIEFSVDRAVATMPVEGNTQPADLLHGGAYVVLGETLGSMSANLWAGQGRLAVGIEINATHTRSATSGFVTGVCTPVHLGRTLTTHEIAVTDDKGRRCSTIRITNLIKDLT, encoded by the coding sequence ATGTCCGACAGCCATGGAGCGGATGCCGCACCCGACGCGCTCGAGTACGTCCGACGTCGCGGCATGGGAGCCCTCGCCGCGAAGATGGGCATCGAGATGATCGAGTTCTCGGTCGATCGGGCCGTCGCCACGATGCCCGTCGAGGGCAATACGCAGCCCGCGGACCTGCTCCACGGCGGAGCCTATGTCGTGCTCGGGGAGACCCTCGGATCCATGTCGGCCAACCTGTGGGCAGGCCAAGGCCGGCTGGCGGTCGGCATCGAGATCAACGCCACCCACACGCGGTCGGCGACGAGCGGCTTCGTCACGGGCGTCTGCACGCCCGTTCATCTGGGCCGCACGCTCACCACCCACGAGATCGCCGTCACCGACGACAAGGGCCGTCGCTGCTCGACGATCCGCATCACGAACCTGATCAAGGATCTGACGTAG
- the polA gene encoding DNA polymerase I, which yields MSDSEKPTLLIVDGHSLAFRAFYALPVDSFTTRDGQHTNAIHGFLSMLLLLLQNERPSHLAVAFDVSRHSFRTDEYADYKGTRGATPPEFSGQVPLLQDALNAMNIPVIEKAGFEADDILATLAAEGADQGYRVLVVSGDRDTIQLVNDDVTLLYPNVRGVSELKRYDTATVLERYGVPPEKYPEIAALVGETSDNLPGIDKVGEKTAVKWVLQYGDVQNLIEHADEIKGVVGQNLRDQKEKALRNRRLNQLVRDVELPFGPSDLARRPMNEQAVRDLFARLEFRTLLERVFKLIDGDGSDSGAVTGSHANAVSAPEVQELEGEELSGWLAAASADGSRPIAVQLDYAGARVAAVGLSTADASVQLRPDEDGLWDDTLVDWLASPSPKQFYDAKNQLKALGSAGIVVDGLAFDARVAFWLGNPNRTPSGLADQVYEVLGEQLPQSDPAQLVPEVEPIGAATEAWYVHRLAEAVSAGLEEGTRRVLETIEQPVSGVLARMELNGVAIDSDILRTQREELTVRADGLAQAAYTEIGHEVNLGSPKQLQQVLFDELGMPKTRSTKTGYSTDANSLADLQEKSPHPFLDLLLQHRDATKLKQIIETLEKSVGSDGRIHTTYDQTGASTGRISSNDPNLQNIPVRTEVGKQIRSAFISGAEFDTLLTADYSQIEMRIMAHLSEDAGLIEAFNAGEDLHRFVGARIFGVAPEDVTPIMRTKVKAMSYGLAYGLSAFGLSKQLRIETAEARQLMTDYFARFGAVRDYLRDVVEKARVDGFTETIYGRRRPFPDLLSTNRVLRDNAERAALNAPIQGSAADIMKIAMIGIDSDMREASLQSRLLLQVHDELIFEVKEGEWDSLSAIVTKRMSGAADLRVPLTVQVGGGPNWDAAAH from the coding sequence GTGTCCGACTCGGAAAAGCCTACCCTCCTCATCGTCGACGGCCATTCGCTGGCTTTCCGTGCGTTCTACGCGCTTCCGGTCGACAGTTTCACCACGCGCGACGGACAGCACACGAACGCGATCCACGGATTCCTCTCGATGCTTCTCCTGCTTCTGCAGAACGAGCGTCCGAGCCACCTCGCCGTGGCGTTCGACGTGTCGCGCCACTCGTTCCGCACCGACGAGTACGCGGACTACAAGGGCACCCGCGGGGCGACGCCGCCCGAGTTCTCCGGCCAGGTCCCGCTGCTGCAGGACGCGCTGAACGCGATGAACATCCCCGTCATCGAGAAGGCGGGATTCGAGGCGGACGACATCCTGGCCACTCTTGCGGCCGAGGGAGCCGACCAGGGGTACCGGGTGCTCGTGGTCTCAGGCGACAGGGACACGATCCAGCTCGTGAACGACGACGTCACCCTGCTCTACCCGAACGTGCGGGGCGTCTCGGAGCTCAAGCGCTACGACACTGCAACGGTGCTCGAACGGTACGGCGTTCCGCCGGAGAAGTATCCGGAGATCGCTGCGCTCGTCGGCGAGACCAGCGACAACCTTCCCGGCATCGACAAGGTCGGGGAGAAGACCGCCGTCAAGTGGGTGCTGCAGTACGGCGACGTGCAGAATCTCATCGAGCACGCCGATGAGATCAAGGGCGTCGTCGGGCAGAACCTGCGCGACCAGAAGGAGAAGGCGCTGCGCAACCGCCGGCTGAACCAGCTGGTGCGCGACGTGGAGCTGCCGTTCGGCCCTTCCGACCTGGCGCGCCGGCCGATGAACGAGCAGGCGGTCCGCGACCTGTTCGCCAGGCTCGAGTTCCGCACGCTGCTGGAGCGCGTGTTCAAGCTGATCGATGGCGACGGCTCGGACAGCGGCGCCGTCACCGGTTCGCACGCGAATGCCGTCTCGGCGCCCGAGGTTCAGGAGCTGGAGGGCGAGGAGCTGAGCGGATGGCTCGCCGCGGCATCCGCTGATGGCTCGCGTCCGATCGCGGTGCAGCTCGACTACGCGGGCGCACGCGTCGCCGCCGTCGGGCTGTCCACAGCTGACGCGTCGGTGCAGCTGCGCCCCGATGAAGACGGTCTCTGGGATGACACGCTCGTCGACTGGCTGGCCTCGCCGTCGCCGAAGCAGTTCTACGACGCCAAGAACCAGCTCAAAGCACTCGGGTCAGCCGGCATAGTCGTCGACGGACTCGCATTCGACGCACGGGTGGCCTTCTGGCTGGGCAACCCGAACCGAACGCCGAGCGGTCTCGCCGATCAGGTGTACGAGGTGCTCGGCGAGCAGCTGCCGCAGTCGGACCCTGCACAGCTGGTGCCCGAGGTGGAACCGATCGGCGCGGCGACCGAAGCCTGGTACGTGCACAGGCTCGCCGAAGCCGTCTCGGCCGGCCTCGAAGAGGGCACGCGCAGGGTGCTGGAGACCATCGAGCAACCCGTCTCCGGCGTGCTCGCGCGCATGGAGCTGAACGGCGTCGCCATCGACTCCGACATCCTGCGCACGCAGCGCGAAGAGCTCACGGTGCGCGCGGACGGCCTCGCACAGGCCGCCTATACGGAGATCGGCCACGAGGTGAACCTCGGATCCCCGAAGCAGCTGCAGCAGGTGCTCTTCGACGAGCTCGGAATGCCCAAGACCCGCTCCACCAAGACCGGGTACTCGACGGATGCCAACTCGCTGGCCGACCTGCAGGAGAAGAGCCCGCATCCGTTCCTCGACCTCCTGTTGCAGCACAGGGACGCCACGAAGCTCAAGCAGATCATCGAGACGCTGGAGAAGTCGGTCGGATCCGACGGCCGCATCCACACGACGTACGACCAGACCGGCGCCTCGACGGGACGCATCTCGTCGAACGACCCCAACCTGCAGAACATCCCGGTGCGCACAGAGGTTGGCAAGCAGATCCGCTCGGCGTTCATCAGCGGAGCCGAGTTCGACACGCTGCTCACCGCCGACTACTCCCAGATCGAGATGCGCATCATGGCGCACCTCTCCGAGGACGCCGGTCTCATCGAGGCGTTCAACGCAGGGGAAGACCTTCACCGCTTCGTCGGCGCGCGCATCTTCGGCGTGGCTCCCGAAGACGTGACGCCCATCATGCGCACCAAGGTGAAGGCCATGTCGTACGGTCTCGCCTACGGCTTGAGCGCGTTCGGGCTCTCCAAGCAGCTGCGCATCGAGACGGCCGAGGCCCGTCAGTTGATGACCGACTACTTCGCCCGATTCGGGGCCGTGCGCGACTACCTGCGCGACGTGGTCGAGAAGGCCCGCGTCGACGGTTTCACCGAGACGATCTACGGTCGGCGTCGTCCATTCCCCGATCTCCTGAGCACCAACCGGGTGCTGCGCGACAACGCGGAACGGGCAGCGCTCAACGCACCGATCCAGGGCTCAGCGGCCGACATCATGAAGATCGCCATGATCGGCATCGACTCTGACATGCGCGAGGCGAGCCTCCAGTCTCGTCTCCTGCTGCAGGTGCACGACGAGCTGATCTTCGAGGTGAAGGAGGGGGAGTGGGACTCCCTCTCCGCCATCGTCACCAAGCGGATGTCAGGGGCCGCTGATCTGCGGGTGCCGCTCACGGTGCAGGTCGGCGGCGGTCCGAACTGGGACGCAGCAGCACACTGA
- the paaD gene encoding 1,2-phenylacetyl-CoA epoxidase subunit PaaD: protein MVTTTRDATGAVAPEADTTLRTAATPDERRAWEVAARVCDPEIPVLTIEDLGVLRGVGIEQGRVTVTITPTYSGCPAMAAIRDDVVRALAAAGFDDIVVRLTLAPAWTTDWMTPAGKRKLAEFGIAPPTGRAPAGRAQAGPVRLQLSVRCPHCGSLDTRELSRFGSTSCKALYECLACLEPFDHFKVH from the coding sequence ATGGTGACGACGACACGCGATGCCACCGGCGCAGTGGCACCGGAAGCTGACACGACTCTGCGGACCGCAGCCACACCCGACGAGCGGCGTGCGTGGGAGGTGGCGGCACGCGTCTGCGATCCGGAGATCCCCGTGCTCACCATCGAGGACCTCGGCGTTCTCCGAGGGGTCGGAATCGAGCAAGGACGCGTCACTGTCACGATCACGCCGACGTACTCCGGATGTCCTGCGATGGCAGCCATCCGCGACGACGTCGTCCGTGCGCTCGCCGCCGCGGGATTCGACGACATCGTCGTGCGCCTGACACTCGCGCCGGCCTGGACAACGGACTGGATGACGCCTGCCGGCAAGCGCAAGCTGGCCGAGTTCGGCATCGCTCCACCAACAGGGCGCGCGCCGGCAGGCAGAGCGCAGGCCGGGCCGGTCCGGCTGCAGCTGAGCGTGCGCTGCCCGCACTGCGGATCCCTCGACACCCGAGAACTCTCCCGGTTCGGCTCCACCTCGTGCAAGGCGCTCTACGAGTGCCTCGCCTGCCTCGAGCCGTTCGACCACTTCAAGGTGCACTGA
- a CDS encoding response regulator translates to MTDTENTAAPRRVVVAEDESLIRLDIVEILRDNGFEVVGEAGDGETAVALATELRPDLVIMDVKMPQLDGISAAERLSKDHIAPVVLLTAFSQKELVERATEAGALAYVVKPFTPNDLLPAIEIALARYAQIIALEAEVADLNERFETRKLVDRAKGLLNEKMGLSEPEAFRWIQKASMDRRLTMHDVAKAIIDQLAPKK, encoded by the coding sequence GTGACAGACACTGAGAACACCGCTGCACCGCGACGAGTCGTCGTTGCGGAAGACGAATCGCTGATCCGTCTCGACATCGTCGAGATCCTGCGTGACAACGGGTTCGAGGTGGTCGGCGAAGCAGGCGACGGCGAGACGGCCGTCGCACTCGCAACGGAGCTCCGTCCCGACCTCGTCATCATGGACGTGAAGATGCCGCAGCTCGACGGAATCTCCGCGGCAGAGCGTCTCTCCAAGGACCACATCGCACCGGTCGTGCTCCTGACCGCCTTCAGCCAGAAGGAACTCGTCGAGCGGGCTACCGAGGCCGGCGCGTTGGCCTACGTCGTCAAGCCCTTCACCCCGAACGACCTGCTGCCCGCGATCGAGATCGCACTCGCGCGCTACGCGCAGATCATCGCGCTGGAAGCCGAGGTCGCCGACCTCAACGAGCGGTTCGAGACCCGCAAGCTGGTGGACCGCGCCAAGGGTCTGCTGAATGAGAAGATGGGCCTCTCGGAGCCCGAGGCGTTCCGCTGGATCCAGAAGGCGTCCATGGACCGTCGCCTGACAATGCACGACGTCGCCAAGGCGATCATCGACCAGCTGGCGCCGAAGAAGTAG